ctcaagatttatAAACTATGAACAAGGATTCTAAGTTAATTTGAGTCTGGTGTATGATTTAGGATGGATTTAGGgcttatatggacaaaaaagaaaggatgaggttgTAGATAATATCACGTGGCATGACATAATTGGTTAAAAAATTTATCgaaatctattctaaattattcCTACAAAATCATGACATGTGGCGCTACATAATTGGTTAAAATTATACTTAAAAATCTATCCACTAAAATTGTACTTTCAGATAATAACATATAGCATGAcatgattggttaaaaatcatatccgaaatttaaaaaaaaattatttcttgattattttataaaaaaattaataatattttaatacgaattaACTATGTTATTCAATTTAAGGATGAAGATACACTTGGATAGTTATAATTCATTGCAGTCAATtactattttataaaaatagacATTTTTGGGCAAATGGAACTTTCAAAAATTATGTAACCGGAATAAGACAAAATGacaaccgagagagagagagagagagagatactgaCCGATTCAGATTATTCCTTTTTTTCCAGTTCCGTTCTCCTCGTCACTCCTCTGTACATGTACAATTTTTTATtagaaacaaaaacataatCATACAAGCAAGCTATTTTGATGCACCGGGATAACCATAAAACGTACAAGTAACAAATTTCACGTAGGAAATATGCATTCGACCTTTTTCTTTAACTGACAAGCCTCTTGTCCTCCAGGTACAGAATCCTCACACTCTGCCACCAGATTCCAAATTTGCATTAAAAACAATCACCGCATACGGGTATAAGGCTACAGAACTCATACGATCAGAAAAGAATAGAAAATGGTGTGATCACTGAAATCTGTGAACCACCTTTCATCAGTGAGGTATAAGGGTCCTACCATCTTGAATTGCATACCTTTCGATTGTGTTTAGGTCACCTACTACTAATCCTTCTTGATGTGCAAAGGCTATAGCATTCAGATGGGTTTTGACAGtactcattttttctttttctccattCATGATCACTTGAAGTTCCTCCCAACTTGAAATGGGTGTGAACTCATCATAGAATAACATTCATTTGATTTGTTTGTCAACTTGTCGTGCTTGATAAGTCTTGGTTTAAGTAGGATTTGGTGGTCTATCCTAGTAGTGGTGGAAAATGTGCGGTAGGCCTTGTGGAATTCTTTGTCGTTGTATTCAATCACTGTGTATTTCACTGTTTTTGCATTGTTGCTCTTGATTTCTGGTATCCATTCAATTTGGGCAGTTCTTAGTTGATTGAGTTGATGTTCCTCTTCTAGTATTGTGTATGGTATGAACAAACCTAGAAGTTACAATTGAACATGACTaagatatatatacacacacaacacaacaacaacaacaaagccttttcccactaagtggggtcggctatatgaatcctagaacgtcattgcgctcatttgtgtcatgtcctccgttagatccaagtactcaagtcttttcttagggtctcttccaaagttttcctaggtcttcctctactccttcggccccgaacctctgtcacgtagtcacattttcgaaccggagcgtcagtaggccttctttgcacatgtccaaaccaccggaaccgattttctctcatatttccttcaattttggctactcctactttacctcggatatcctaattcccaatcttatcctttctcgtgtgcccatacatcccacgaagcatcctcatctccgctacacccattttgtgtacgttgatgcttcaccgcccaacattatgtgccatacaacatcgctggccttattgccgtcctataaaattttcccttgagcttcagtggcctacgacggtcacacaacacgccggatgcactcttacacttcatccatccagcttgtattctatggttgagatctccatctaattctccgttctcttgcaagatatatcctaggtagcgaaaacggtcactttttgtgatcttcgctagattgctccggtcattagtgtggataagtatataaatggatagagataggaaagcaaacataagatgtacgtggttcacccagattggctacgtccacggaatagaggagttctcattaattgtgaagggtttacacaagtacataggttcaagctctcctttagtgagtacaagtgaatgatttagtacaaatgacattaggaaatattgtgggagaatgatctcgtagccacgaaacttctaagtaccggagtgtggtattgtcttgacttgccttatctgtctcataggtagatgtgacatcttctctggaagtactcttcctccatccaggggtggtatctgtaactggtggagatgcacaaggtaatgtatcaatttcacttgaagcttacttgtagtttcatgcttggtcaagcgagatacaaaccatgtagtaggagtcccccaagtcgccgagctgggggatctgctgaaagaggtgacagacaaggtaagcaatcagagctccggctgattgttcacattctccctatcttgcaggcagcatgaaggataaagagaagaaaaatgaggagagatgatatgggatacttttgcttttgaagaagtaactttccacaggcttattcttgaactgggctggagggttttctggtttcctccagagtataaggccgactgaagaatttgagggtcaaaacaagtccatcaaatctagagtacgttcgaccctgctgatatgggatactttttcttttgatagagtagtggatgtatcggcacgtgtgctgttacgcttgtctccacatgcttccttgtatccttctcacttgccctatctgttcctcaggcagatgcggtatcttccctggaagcataagatgttgaagatgagtactcgagagcaatgccaggtaagtaatcaggtaaggggttccaggcagtcagttcctggctggaagcttgattccaagtgctgactgattgctctctttctccttgtcttgcaggtaagaacaaggccaaaggaaaagacagggaaaaagcatgatatgggatactcttgcttttaaccctgatgatatgagatattcttgctctagtatagcttgtttacagaggtattatcggggggaaagaaagctgaatatttcgaaaggctttgttgggagtgccctctcagataagagaaagggttgagcatttttgcaggtctgcctgtccgttagggatggaagtcgacatatataggagtatccctaacatcaagtaataatgctattcctttaccctgcttggttatagcacggtagtgggagctgccagcttcacatgttttaactctgtcagagcactttgaaaaaatggtttgtggtatctggaaagctgatgttgcgtgtgaagattacagacctgtcgggggtctggctctcgagattcggagaacgatgcctcttcgatttttgagaaagcaatcctgctgggggtctggctctcgagattcggagagcggtgtctcttcgatttttgagaaagtaatcatgttgggagtctggctctcgagattcggagggccgtgcctcttcgattttggagcaagcaatcttgttgggagtgttttctcgaatgtgagtaaaggttgggcatgtttgctagtctaccttgccacgaagcacagaggttgacacacagggactttccaattatccagcagtggtactgttcctttaccctctcttcgattttgagaaagtaatcatgttgggagtctggctctcgagattcggagggcggtgcctcttcgattttggagcaagcaatcttgttgggagtgttttctcgaatgtgagtaaaggttgggcatgtttgctagtctaccttgccacgaagcacaaaggttgacacacagggactttccaattatccagcagtggtactgttcctttaccctcttttcgatttttgagaaagtaatcatgttgggagtctggctctcgagattcggagggcggtgcctcttcgattttggagcaagcaatcttgttaggagtgttttctcgaatgtgagtaaaggttgggcatgtttgctagtctaccttgccacgaagcacagaagttgacacaccgggactttccaattatccagcagtggtactgttcctttacccttgtgggtaataatatggtagctagaccttcaaaatttatgtgtctaaactttgttagtgttgtttctttgtaattcttttacccttcttggtcagagcgatgtagtgggagctgcaagcttcacgtgtctcaactttgtcagagaactttggcaaagttatctgtggtacccatgagctactgttgcgtgtgggaagtgggtgattgaacagtacgattcatgtgctttctacttcgccagaaatcttcgacagaatgcccataatttccgcaaagctgagtgtgcgtgtgacaggtgctgacaaggctggaaaagtaggtgcctcttcgatttctgaaatcggccctcgtggtctctgagcagcccagcttttgagaaagcacgcctcttcgatttctgagatcggcctttgtggtctttgagcagcccagcttttgagaaagcaaacacctcttcgatttctgagatcgaccctcgtggtctctgagcagcccagcttttgagaaagcaaacgcctcttcgatttctgagcaggcgcctcttcgatttctgaagcttcgtcgagtgcagatttttataggggctgacattaagttccaaagcacacttgaatatccacctgtagaagctccattcttgcacttctaagatcttgatttgtccgacctcttctctcttcagcacctttgaaaatgtctggcccctccgaccgtcgttttgacttgaaccttattgaagaggcagccccgccttctccagacaacatatggcgcccatccttcgtctcccctactggtcctcttaccgttggggattccgtgatgaagaatgatatgaccgctgcggtagtggccaggaaccttctcactcccaaagataacagactactttccaaacggtctgatgagttgtctgttaaggattctctggctctcagtgttcagtgtgcaggttctgtgtctaatatggcccaacgcttatttgctcgaacccgccaagttgaatcattggcggctgaagtgatgagtctcaaacaggagattagagggctcaagcatgagaataaacagttgcaccggctcgcacatgactatgctacaaacatcatatatatacacacacacaatacagATAAAAAATACTTAGTTCTAATTTATAGAATTTGGATTTTAgggaaattatatgaaatatagTATCTGATTGTTGGCCATGAATTCTTGTTGTTGGTCATTCTCCCCTTCTAGGGCCTCCTTTTTCGCTTCTAGAGTCGCCTTTACCTCTTCTAGGGCAGTTTTTTCCGCTTTAAGGGTCTTCTTCTCCGACTCCTAGGGCCGATTTTTCCTCTTTTAGGGCCGCCTTTTCCCGTTCTATGGCCGCCGTTTCCCCTTGTagtgtttccatcatcattgcCTCCATTGATTGCTTTCTTAGGTGCATTTCTGACCTTAGGCTCGTTGACTTGAGGAACACCCTCACAGTACCAACAACGAAGAGAAACAAAGCTCCTGTTGTCCTCAATATCGACAGCAGGTTATCCCCTTGAAGCTGGCTCCAGTAAGGTTTGGACAccaaggcaaatttgaaccaaattttgtagcTAGGCGATTGTGAGGCTAGAGCCCACTTCCTAaccctttagtttggataatatcgaatgtattaaaataaaaacatgaatATCTTGTATCAAATTATGAAAGCTAGAAGCCACGTAAAAAGGGTCTACAATGGCTTGCTTAAGATTTCTTCTTATAAAACATTTTGTTTATATGCACTTTTCGAGATAAAAGAGGTTTGTTTGAAAGCgtttttaaaataattcaaagtgCTTTTGATTAAATTGACGAGAATTGTGACTTTCCAAAAAACTATGGCAAAGCAGTTTTAGCTGGATAATATCAAATGTATTAAATAAACGTGAATATCTAGAACCAAATGATTAAAGTTAAAACCCACGTAAAAATAATATACACCCGTCCGTTGTAAGTGAGTTTCTCTTCCTAGTGAGATCCTAAAAAACATTCAAAGTCCAGTTCTCATCTCAACTCCAAGATTACAAAGCTAATATGTAACCTTTtcaaagaaggaaagaaaaaaagaaaacaaagggcAGGAGCATTATGGTTCATAAATAAAGCATAAAGAAAAGTacaaagaacaagaagaagctTTAATTTCTAAGTAGTCTATCTTTTTTTGTCTTAATTTCTAAATCCTATGATGTCGTTCTTGTGTCCTCCAAAGTTTTAAACAAATGACCAGTTGATGAACATGAAGCAGATGCAGTGAGCGGTTTCTTCTTCATTCAGCACCTTCCATGCTACCGCTCTCTCGTACGAGATCGGCCTTCCCATGCTTGACATGCATATTCCTCCTTGATGACACATAAAACCCTGCAGCCAACAGTATATGAATAACGAAAAGGTTAATTAATCACCTATTTCAAAAGTACCGAAAAAGTAGTTCATCCGAATCGTAGCTGGACTTCAAAGTAGTATACCTGCTGCATTATCTGCGGGAACTCGGAGCATAGTGTCTTCCTTCCATTGTCATCGAAAATCTTTTCCAGCGTAATGTCTTGAAGTGCAACTAACGTCGTCTCAAGCATGTCCAGGCCTGCCTGGTTTCCGAATGTAAAAATTGGCATTGCCTGCATAAATCATGTAAGTAGATTATGGAAAAGGAGGAaccaaattgttaaaaaaaggCACGAAGTTACATGCTTCATAATATTATAAAAGCAAAGATGAATGGTAAGCAATTTACCTTCAAAGAGTAGCATAAGATTGCATCCGGGTGATGCCAAAGGGATTTGAGAATGGACTCGCTTCCTTCGGTTTTTAGTAGTTCTCCACCTAGATAGCACCTGACAAGATCAAGATTAATTAAGCATACGGCAATCGCTTTTGTCCAATTCTATGACGAACGATTGACGGCAGGATCCGGCAACAAGTGGTACTATCATTACCATATTCAAAACAAATAACCAATCTCCTTTGTAAGATAAGAACTTGCACTATACGCACCTATAGCTCTGACAAATCCAACCAGCAAGTGTTTGTGCTTGGGGAGTGCCAGGTGGAGGCCGGAAACCAGCATGAGAACCAAAACGAGAAGGGGAGAGCGCCAGTGCCACCCTCTGCACTGATGCTATGATACTGCGCACATACTGCCGAGCCATGGAGGCTACATTTTCTTGTAGGTGAATTTCAAATGCAAACTGGAATGCTATTGTCATTACGGACTTTGTATTGCCAGAGTGGCCAGCATTATCACCAGATGCTCTGCTTCCTGCGGgtccaacttcaagagctgagGCCAGATCAAGCGTACGGTTTGGACTGGGAGTATCCTGCACAACAATTTAAGCATATAAGATACAATCGCACAAAACATATCAAACAAAAGGGATGGAAAATGAATTCTATAATAATAAAGTTTTATGATATATCACATAAGATGAATGGTTACCATCGGAGAATCAAGAGGGATGATCCGGAAACCAGAAGGTAGAATTGGAGCATCATCCGAAAATGATGCATCGATGGGAGCAAATACTAGTTCAGAGCAGGTCCCAACGGCATTCTCATCCACTCCACTACACAGCTGGGGATTTGATGCAGCCAGACACAGCACAAATTAGTGACTATAGCCGGTAAGGATGTTAAGAACTATCAAATATGAAGAGTAAATATGTACTCTAAATACTTCACCAAGAAATTTGTGGAGCATTACCGCAAGCACACTATGTTACAGATCAAATCAAAAAGAAAATATGTGTACTTACTTGCAAGAGGAAAATGTCAGCTGCAGGCATAATCATATCCTCTCGATAGTGGCCCATGTTCTCAATCTTAATGACCTCCATGAACTGTTTACAGAAAACCAAAATATATCAGAATTCAGACGGCATATTGCTCtgctaaaatgaaaaaaaaaaaaaaaaaagtactaaATTAATGATAGAATGGCCTTTTACGGTTGACTGAAAAATTCAATACCAGGTGCCTACCTCTTCGTGCTCAATTGTGTGAGCCAGGGGAAGAATAACCTGATCCCCGAAACTTCCAACTCGAGGCCCTAGCATGTTGCAGGGACCAGCTTTAACAGCAGCAGCTGAATAAGCATCAATGCTTCTGTCAGCCCACTCTGATCGGTGTTCTCGCAAGAATCTGAGAAGGATGGCTGGAGGCACATTCTGTAGGAAAAGGAAAGGATACACACAAGTCAATATCGAAATTCTGAAAATGTTTGtttaaagagaaagagagaaaaaaaccgAAATGTAAAACAAAATCATTTGATAGGTGCCTTCTTGATACTTTTCCAAGTTGCTGCTTCTTATTAGGTATTATTGCAACTTAATTTTGTTAGTGATTGTCCGAAATGCATCTAAATCCTTACTTGGAGTAACATGGATGCTTTGGCACATAAGACTGCAGTGCTCATAGATGGAACTCCATCGGTATAAAGATTTGCACTCATCATCTTGCTCGGAGACGAGTTCACAAGAAGGGTAACATCATCGACACCATCACTTTCTAGAACAGACCATCCCTCATCTGTAAACCCGTTAACTGCTTCATTGAAACCCCTGCAATACAAAATTTATTAGACTCCAACGAGGTGAAAGTTGATTAATCATTCTAACAAATCATAAGGGGGTGAAATTGTAACGCACTTGCTCAATCTCTGACTAAGAGCACGGAGAGCTGCAGGCCTTCTTCCCCAACCAGCAGAATTAGGCTGAGAAACTTCTTGAGATATCTGCCTGAGGTTGCGTAATGCCTGAAAGAAGGAATATGTCCACATtacaacacaagatgtatgAAGCTTCATCTTTTCTATGATTCTAACTTGTTTTAAACACTCTCAACTAACAAATTTTAATATCCAAACAAGATGACATCGATCTGGAGAAAACAGTCTTACTGCCATAGTTGTCTTCTGAGCAAGAATTGTTGATGACTCATAAAGCGGGCGCAACACTTCAGGTACACTCCAAGGCTGGTTTAAGCAATCAAATTAACAAGTCAAAATTGTGATCAATCAAGCCAAGGAAATGACATTGCTTCAATATACAAAGGCCGCCAGACTGCTCTGCATACCTCTAAATCCATATGATCAACAATGTGAAGGATCGAGCCACCACCTTCACAAGGTCTAATTAGATACCCGCTCGGCAGCATTTCCGCTCTCACAAAATTCTGCACTGGTGGCATGCTAGGACCATTCTGTGTGTTGTTAAGTGATCTTTCACAGACCTACCAACAACAATTACAgcataaaaaccaaattaaaagtgCTTGAACTGGACAAAGTTACAAACAAGTAACACCAAATTATTGAGTGCTCATATAAAAGAAACAAGGACATCTGTTACAAACTTCTAATCAAAATTGGAACGGGGGACACTAACTTACAAGGCTTATTGTATGTTTAGTGTCGCCCAAgttctattttttattaaaacttcgTAACTTAGTTCCATTTGTGCATATTTCTTGACGAAAAATTAAGACATACCACAAGACTACCGTCTTCTAGAACCGATGTGTAGCGAAGCAACCAGAAGTCTCGAGCTGGTGCCAAAGTCGTGGGTGCATAGAGCTGAAGAGGCAAAAGCATTCCAGATTTTTGTTAAGCATTTCTTTTAATATTGATAAAATTGGAGATCAGAGAGGAGCTAATTGAATACCTGCATGTAAAGCAGTTCAATGGTTCCACCATTGCCAGTGGACATTACATTGACCACATCCACAGATCGGCAATTTCGgaaccacgaaggccgatctttGAGGATTTCAGCGACCTGTTTACATgaataatatcatttattaaaatttaattaccaAAGATTAGTGCTTTTAATTTAGCAGACCAAGTAGAGAAGACGACGAACTTACTCTTGTAGGGTCTAGACCGACAAGGCCGCATGCACGTGCTGCCACACCAGTGCAACCGTGAGAAATTGCAACGATTCCAATGGAATCCGGACCAGGCTGTGCAGTTCAAAACACACAAAGTACATAATCAGCAATGGCATTTAGGCCCcaacaaacaaaaagaatagTTGAAATTACTTCATAAATTCTTTAGGAAAATGTGCATGGCTAGAAATGGTTATaaacttttaataaataaaaaaaatgggaattgttattggcacttcaaaaatctcattttgcactccaaactttctatatttggaaagaaaaatacacttgtgagaggtgtagaatgagatttttggagtgccaataacacttcccaaaaaaatagaagaatacTAAACAGAATAAAGGTCTAATTATAAATGGTTTATAGTTTGTTTTAGgttttcattattatttttattgaaaatgaatagcCGGTTCAATTTGTGCATATGTATCTCTTCTTTATCCAATTTGATCTGCtttgaaaaataattttcacacccccatttctccttcatccAACAACGTGCATAAAAAGTACATGAATGTGCAAAAATCACTTCTCCTAGTTGTACATTTGATAAACAGAGAACTTTAAAAGCCTACCTACACCTATATCAAAAAATTATGTGGCATAAAAGAATGCAAACAATATCCTTCTATTGCCTTGGGTGAAGCAAAAATAAGAAGAATGGGGGACCCAAAAGTGGAAAAGCAAAGATTAGCGTGTCCAAAAAATTTGAGATAATGACATGGTTTGGAGGACTTTTTTTATGCTCTGAAATATTCGATACTTTGGGTGGTATTTTGAGGTATAAAGACTGAAAAATAATCCCATGTGGGTTTTGTTCCAACTGATAAAATTAGAgatgatagagagagagagagagagagagagagagagattgcagATGAGAGAAATACCAGATGTTACGTAGTATTAAAGATTTTTCATAGAAGCTTAGCAAAGTTTGATGAAATTGTATTGAGAATAAaaaaagatgttgagagagagaCCTTCATCCCAGGCAATTGGACCCACTCCACAGCAGTCCCAGTGGCCTTTGATAAAAACTCTGCTAAAGTTTCCTCTGCAATGGACAGAAGtctaaaaacacacaaaagaacGAACAATCAAAATCTGATATATTCTCTTCTCTCAGCGGTCCAAAGCAAaagcgaaaaaaaaaatgaaaaggacgTAACAAACAAGAAGAATAAAA
Above is a window of Malus sylvestris chromosome 15, drMalSylv7.2, whole genome shotgun sequence DNA encoding:
- the LOC126606005 gene encoding homeobox-leucine zipper protein ATHB-8, coding for MMAVTSSCKDGGMKMQMDNGKYVRYTPEQVEALERLYHECPKPSSMRRQQLIRECPILSNIEPKQIKVWFQNRRCREKQRKEASRLQTVNRKLTAMNKLLMEENDRLQKQVSQLVYENTYFRQHTQNATLATTDTSCESVVTSGQHHLTAQQHPPPRDASPAGLLSIAEETLAEFLSKATGTAVEWVQLPGMKPGPDSIGIVAISHGCTGVAARACGLVGLDPTRVAEILKDRPSWFRNCRSVDVVNVMSTGNGGTIELLYMQLYAPTTLAPARDFWLLRYTSVLEDGSLVVCERSLNNTQNGPSMPPVQNFVRAEMLPSGYLIRPCEGGGSILHIVDHMDLEPWSVPEVLRPLYESSTILAQKTTMAALRNLRQISQEVSQPNSAGWGRRPAALRALSQRLSKGFNEAVNGFTDEGWSVLESDGVDDVTLLVNSSPSKMMSANLYTDGVPSMSTAVLCAKASMLLQNVPPAILLRFLREHRSEWADRSIDAYSAAAVKAGPCNMLGPRVGSFGDQVILPLAHTIEHEEFMEVIKIENMGHYREDMIMPAADIFLLQLCSGVDENAVGTCSELVFAPIDASFSDDAPILPSGFRIIPLDSPMDTPSPNRTLDLASALEVGPAGSRASGDNAGHSGNTKSVMTIAFQFAFEIHLQENVASMARQYVRSIIASVQRVALALSPSRFGSHAGFRPPPGTPQAQTLAGWICQSYRCYLGGELLKTEGSESILKSLWHHPDAILCYSLKAMPIFTFGNQAGLDMLETTLVALQDITLEKIFDDNGRKTLCSEFPQIMQQGFMCHQGGICMSSMGRPISYERAVAWKVLNEEETAHCICFMFINWSFV